A stretch of Lysinibacillus agricola DNA encodes these proteins:
- the rsgA gene encoding ribosome small subunit-dependent GTPase A, translated as MAQGQIRKALSGYYYVYDGEQLIQCRGRGVFRNRGESPLVGDIVEYTLETEGSDGTIQKIMERQNELVRPPIANIDQGILVFSVKEPNFNTILLDRFLVVLESFHVHPIICLTKMDLLEDHEREELQSYIGDYESMGYTVLQTYKGEEELVDRLQPILKEKTSVLAGQSGVGKSTLLNTLIPDLNLKTGIISQSLGRGKHTTRHVELIEVCDGLIADTPGFSSFDFDEIEKEELGACFPEMARIADNCKFRGCLHLKEPKCAVKVAVEAGEIRDYRYKHYEQFMQEIMDRKPRY; from the coding sequence ATGGCGCAAGGCCAAATACGTAAAGCATTAAGTGGTTATTACTATGTATATGATGGAGAACAACTTATACAATGTCGAGGACGTGGGGTATTTCGCAATCGCGGGGAATCCCCACTCGTTGGCGACATTGTAGAATATACACTGGAAACAGAAGGATCTGACGGCACTATTCAAAAAATTATGGAACGTCAAAATGAATTAGTACGTCCTCCGATAGCCAATATTGATCAAGGTATTCTAGTGTTTTCCGTAAAAGAACCAAATTTTAATACAATTTTACTGGATCGTTTCTTAGTTGTTTTAGAGTCATTTCATGTTCATCCGATTATTTGTTTAACAAAGATGGATTTGCTAGAAGATCATGAGCGTGAGGAATTGCAAAGCTATATAGGAGATTATGAAAGCATGGGTTATACCGTGCTACAAACTTATAAGGGTGAGGAAGAATTAGTGGATCGTCTACAGCCTATTTTAAAGGAAAAAACTTCTGTATTAGCAGGGCAATCTGGGGTTGGGAAATCCACATTACTAAATACATTAATTCCAGATTTAAATTTAAAAACAGGCATTATTTCACAAAGCTTAGGGCGTGGAAAACATACGACTCGCCATGTCGAATTAATCGAGGTGTGTGACGGCTTAATAGCAGATACTCCAGGATTTAGTTCATTTGATTTTGATGAAATAGAAAAAGAAGAATTAGGCGCATGCTTCCCTGAGATGGCCCGTATTGCAGATAATTGTAAATTTAGAGGCTGTCTACACTTAAAGGAACCTAAATGTGCAGTAAAGGTAGCAGTTGAGGCGGGAGAAATTCGTGACTACCGTTATAAACACTACGAACAATTTATGCAAGAAATTATGGATCGAAAGCCGAGGTATTAA
- the rpe gene encoding ribulose-phosphate 3-epimerase, whose amino-acid sequence MIQIAPSILAADFAKLGEEVKAVEKAGAQLIHIDVMDGHFVPNISFGSIVLDAIRPLTDLPLDVHLMIENPDQYIEQFAKAGADYITVHVEACRHLHRTIQLIRSYGVKPGVVLNPHTPIESIQHVLEDIDMVLFMTVNPGFGGQKFIHSVVPKIEALAAIIKERNLDIAIEIDGGINAETIIPCAKAGATIFVAGSAIYSKEDRSAALQEILAAGEAAIQG is encoded by the coding sequence ATGATACAAATAGCACCATCAATTTTAGCAGCCGATTTTGCTAAATTAGGAGAAGAAGTAAAGGCAGTAGAAAAAGCGGGGGCACAGCTTATTCATATCGATGTTATGGATGGTCATTTTGTGCCGAATATTTCATTTGGCTCTATCGTATTAGACGCCATTCGTCCTTTAACAGATTTACCGCTAGACGTTCATTTAATGATTGAAAATCCTGATCAGTATATTGAACAATTCGCCAAAGCAGGAGCAGACTATATTACGGTGCATGTAGAGGCTTGCCGCCATTTACACCGTACAATTCAATTAATTCGCTCATACGGGGTCAAACCTGGTGTTGTATTAAATCCACATACACCAATAGAATCTATTCAACACGTTTTAGAGGATATTGATATGGTGTTGTTCATGACTGTGAATCCAGGCTTTGGTGGACAAAAATTCATTCATTCTGTAGTACCAAAAATTGAAGCATTAGCAGCTATTATTAAAGAACGTAATCTTGATATTGCTATAGAAATCGACGGTGGAATTAATGCTGAGACTATTATTCCATGTGCAAAAGCAGGGGCAACAATTTTTGTAGCTGGTTCAGCAATTTATAGTAAAGAAGATCGTTCTGCGGCACTTCAGGAAATTTTAGCTGCTGGTGAGGCAGCGATTCAAGGATGA
- a CDS encoding thiamine diphosphokinase, whose protein sequence is MTVVVVCAGGPKEELCSFHPFKEQSDVLFIGADRGALYLIEQGITPHAIVGDFDSLSKEEYELVMAHTNDRQRFQEEKDETDTDLALLKALTYTPLEIVLTGVTGGRLDHYEAAVRSIYRLQKEHPQIVLKIINHANMLQFLMPGTHNIEANEQYRYLSFFAHEEPIKDVTLRQVKYETTNEEISLGTSRFTSNEIIGNSGSISFTQGICLMIRSID, encoded by the coding sequence ATGACAGTAGTCGTTGTTTGTGCAGGTGGACCAAAAGAGGAACTCTGCTCATTTCATCCGTTTAAAGAGCAAAGTGATGTATTATTTATCGGAGCTGATCGAGGAGCGCTATATTTAATCGAGCAAGGAATCACACCACATGCCATAGTAGGAGATTTTGACTCACTATCAAAAGAGGAATACGAACTGGTGATGGCACATACAAATGATAGACAACGATTCCAAGAAGAAAAAGATGAAACAGATACGGACTTAGCGTTATTGAAAGCCCTGACCTATACACCGCTAGAAATTGTACTTACAGGTGTGACAGGTGGACGCTTAGATCATTATGAGGCAGCAGTCCGTTCAATTTATCGTTTACAAAAAGAGCATCCACAGATAGTATTGAAGATTATTAATCATGCAAATATGTTGCAATTTTTAATGCCAGGCACACACAACATTGAAGCAAACGAGCAATATCGTTATTTATCTTTTTTTGCACATGAAGAGCCGATTAAAGATGTTACACTAAGGCAAGTAAAGTATGAAACAACAAATGAAGAAATCTCTCTCGGTACATCCCGCTTTACAAGTAATGAAATAATAGGTAATTCAGGGTCTATATCTTTCACGCAAGGCATATGTTTAATGATAAGAAGCATAGATTAG
- the spoVM gene encoding stage V sporulation protein SpoVM, whose translation MKVYTFQLPKFVSSITRTCINIFKKEKKVKKSDKL comes from the coding sequence CTGAAAGTATATACGTTCCAGCTACCAAAATTTGTGAGTAGTATTACGCGTACGTGTATCAACATTTTTAAAAAAGAAAAGAAAGTAAAAAAATCCGACAAACTCTAG
- the rpmB gene encoding 50S ribosomal protein L28, which translates to MPKQCVITGRKARTGNNRSHAMNANKRTWGANLQKVRILVDGKPKRVWVSARALKSGKIERV; encoded by the coding sequence ATGCCAAAACAATGTGTAATCACTGGACGTAAAGCTCGTACTGGTAACAACCGTTCCCACGCTATGAACGCTAACAAACGTACTTGGGGTGCTAACCTTCAAAAAGTTCGTATCTTAGTAGACGGTAAACCAAAACGTGTATGGGTTTCTGCTCGTGCATTAAAATCAGGTAAAATCGAGCGCGTTTAA
- a CDS encoding IclR family transcriptional regulator: protein MQLLERAMTIAKVLASEAGESSLSISELSAKCNLPLSTLHRILKAMIKEGMIEQDEQTKQYQLGTIWMELGLQVYDTMDYISKIRPELERLAREVEESVYLSKPAGLDTIIIERIDSAANPIRIYDQLGIRIPMHIGAANKAILAAMPVSQAKEIIEQLIPDEEIAELEAQLDQIRLQGFAISHGERTAGTSSMAVSILNGFNEVVGAVSIGFVSFNVSTEHINTLTERLVETGKRVSMKLGYRGK from the coding sequence ATGCAATTATTAGAACGAGCTATGACAATTGCTAAAGTTTTAGCTTCTGAAGCAGGCGAAAGCAGCTTGTCCATTTCAGAGCTTTCGGCAAAATGCAATTTGCCACTTAGTACATTACATAGAATTTTAAAAGCGATGATTAAAGAAGGAATGATTGAACAAGACGAACAAACTAAACAATATCAACTTGGTACAATATGGATGGAACTTGGCTTACAAGTGTATGATACGATGGACTACATTAGTAAAATTAGGCCTGAATTAGAGCGTTTAGCAAGAGAGGTCGAGGAAAGCGTCTATTTAAGTAAGCCTGCGGGTTTAGATACGATCATTATTGAAAGAATAGACAGTGCAGCTAATCCAATTCGTATTTACGATCAGTTAGGAATTCGTATACCGATGCATATTGGTGCTGCAAATAAAGCAATTTTAGCCGCAATGCCCGTTTCTCAAGCAAAGGAAATTATTGAACAGCTCATTCCGGATGAAGAAATCGCTGAATTAGAGGCACAGCTTGATCAAATAAGACTACAGGGATTTGCCATTAGTCATGGGGAAAGAACAGCAGGAACATCCTCAATGGCAGTTTCCATTTTAAATGGTTTTAATGAAGTAGTCGGTGCCGTAAGTATAGGTTTTGTTAGCTTTAACGTCTCAACGGAACATATTAATACCCTTACGGAGCGTTTAGTGGAAACTGGTAAACGTGTTTCTATGAAGCTTGGCTACCGTGGAAAATAA
- a CDS encoding dimethylarginine dimethylaminohydrolase family protein, which yields MHYCSSMYAPLKHVIVKRPKDAFRSQEHLSDEWETFNYLSEPNYNEALREYAEFISILEKYVEKIDFLPESDEVGLDSLYAHDPVKFTSKGAIILKSGKKLRQSEAAVYKAFLQEKGIPIIGELTGDAVADGGDIVWLADRTLVVGRGYRTNDEAIRQLQDMTENIVDEFIVVQLPHDLGEAECLHLMSFISMVDKDLAVVHSRLMPVFFRQLLIERGIQLIEVPKDEYDALGCNVLALAPRVCIMPNGNPITKQQLLDAGAKVYEYKGNEITVKGTGGPTCLTCPVIRG from the coding sequence ATGCATTATTGTTCATCAATGTATGCACCTTTGAAACACGTAATCGTAAAACGTCCAAAAGATGCTTTCCGAAGCCAAGAGCATCTTAGTGATGAATGGGAAACATTTAACTACTTATCGGAACCAAACTATAATGAGGCTCTTAGAGAATATGCTGAATTTATTAGTATTCTCGAAAAGTACGTTGAAAAAATTGATTTTTTACCAGAATCAGATGAAGTAGGGTTGGATTCGCTATATGCACATGACCCTGTCAAATTCACGTCAAAAGGGGCTATTATCTTAAAATCTGGCAAAAAATTAAGACAATCAGAAGCAGCTGTTTATAAAGCGTTTTTACAAGAAAAGGGCATTCCGATAATCGGAGAATTGACGGGAGATGCTGTTGCGGATGGTGGCGATATTGTTTGGCTTGCTGACCGTACACTCGTTGTAGGTCGAGGCTATCGAACGAATGATGAAGCTATTCGTCAGCTACAGGACATGACGGAGAATATTGTCGATGAATTCATTGTTGTACAGCTACCACATGATTTGGGTGAAGCAGAATGTTTACACTTAATGTCCTTTATTAGTATGGTGGACAAGGATTTAGCGGTTGTACATTCACGATTAATGCCAGTTTTTTTCCGTCAGCTTCTAATCGAACGAGGAATTCAGCTAATTGAAGTACCGAAAGATGAATATGATGCGCTAGGCTGTAACGTCTTAGCACTTGCACCTAGAGTATGTATTATGCCAAACGGAAATCCAATAACAAAGCAACAATTACTAGATGCAGGCGCAAAAGTTTATGAATATAAAGGAAATGAAATTACGGTAAAAGGAACAGGTGGACCTACATGTCTAACTTGTCCAGTAATAAGAGGATAA
- a CDS encoding dimethylarginine dimethylaminohydrolase family protein, with protein sequence MFKNVIVKNPGNSYVNGLTTSDLGKPIVEKLYEQHEKYVEALKQCGVEVTKLPANEDFPDSTFVEDAAVLTPEFAIISNPGAEARNREIEEIEPAVKKFYEKLYYIEGPGTLDGGDVLQAEKKFYVGISDRTNEEGARQFKEIVEKEGYEATIIPLKEFFHLKTGIAYVGENRMVLAGEFIDHPAFESYEKIIIPKEDEYSANCIQVNDYVIIPAGYPETNRKLNDLGYQTIELEMSEFRKHDGGLSCLSLRF encoded by the coding sequence ATGTTTAAAAATGTAATAGTAAAAAATCCAGGAAATAGTTATGTAAACGGTTTAACGACTAGTGATTTAGGAAAACCAATTGTAGAAAAATTATATGAGCAACACGAAAAATATGTAGAAGCTTTAAAGCAATGTGGCGTAGAGGTTACAAAGCTTCCAGCGAATGAAGATTTCCCAGATTCAACATTCGTAGAGGATGCAGCTGTTTTAACACCTGAGTTTGCCATTATTTCAAACCCTGGGGCAGAAGCTCGTAATCGTGAGATTGAGGAAATCGAACCGGCTGTTAAAAAGTTCTATGAAAAATTGTATTATATCGAAGGCCCAGGAACACTTGATGGCGGAGATGTATTGCAGGCAGAAAAGAAATTTTATGTCGGCATCTCTGACCGTACGAATGAAGAAGGAGCTCGTCAATTCAAAGAAATCGTTGAAAAAGAAGGCTATGAGGCAACGATTATTCCGTTAAAAGAATTTTTCCATTTAAAAACAGGCATCGCATATGTTGGTGAAAATCGTATGGTGCTAGCAGGGGAGTTTATCGATCATCCTGCGTTCGAATCCTATGAAAAAATTATTATTCCAAAAGAGGATGAGTACTCGGCAAACTGTATCCAAGTAAATGATTATGTCATTATTCCAGCGGGCTATCCAGAAACAAATCGTAAATTAAATGATTTAGGCTATCAAACAATTGAGCTTGAAATGTCTGAATTTAGAAAACATGATGGTGGGTTAAGCTGCTTGTCATTACGTTTTTAG
- a CDS encoding amino acid permease, with translation MLSKGEQRQDYQLNRSMKSRHLLMLSLGGVIGTGLFLNVGYTINQAGAGGALIGYLFGGLILYMVMNCLGELAVYMPVTGSFQTYATRFISPSAGFSLGWMYFVGSAATAGVEFTAAGILMQHWFPNVPIWIWCAVFMALLFILNALTTKGFAEAEFWFASIKVIAVIAFIVIGAAAIFGLMPLADRPTPHLTNLAPSGLFPAGITIIFVTMMNVIFSYQGSELVGIAAGETENPEKNIPRAIRTILFRIIVFYIASIIVLSAIFPSSELGLLESPFVTLMDLAGVPYAAGIMNFVILTAILSVGNSCLYASTRLLWSMSKEGMAPKLFGRLTKNKVPLNALIFTMLFSLLSLLTSVMEADAVFVLLMSVAGISVTISWMGICASQLMFRYRYVKAGGDVADLKFKTPFYPLIPVFCISFCMLILVFLAFDPTQRIGLLYGIGFFIACMIFYKLKLSKTNTVSSEIEIKNEESLDIH, from the coding sequence ATGTTGAGTAAAGGGGAACAACGGCAAGATTATCAATTAAACCGTTCAATGAAGAGTCGTCATTTATTAATGCTATCGCTTGGTGGAGTTATTGGAACAGGCCTATTTTTAAATGTTGGCTACACAATTAATCAAGCAGGTGCTGGAGGCGCATTAATTGGTTATTTATTTGGTGGCTTAATATTGTACATGGTAATGAATTGTCTTGGAGAATTAGCGGTTTATATGCCTGTAACTGGTTCTTTCCAAACCTATGCAACGCGTTTTATCAGTCCTTCTGCAGGATTTTCTTTAGGATGGATGTATTTTGTCGGGTCAGCCGCCACAGCTGGGGTAGAATTTACAGCAGCGGGAATTTTGATGCAACATTGGTTCCCAAATGTCCCTATTTGGATTTGGTGTGCCGTATTTATGGCTCTTCTGTTTATATTAAATGCGTTAACAACGAAAGGTTTTGCAGAAGCGGAGTTCTGGTTTGCAAGCATCAAAGTAATTGCAGTGATTGCATTTATCGTCATAGGAGCTGCGGCAATTTTTGGTTTGATGCCATTAGCTGATCGCCCTACGCCACATCTAACAAATTTAGCACCGTCTGGTTTATTCCCAGCAGGTATAACGATTATATTTGTGACAATGATGAATGTTATCTTTTCTTATCAAGGATCTGAACTTGTCGGTATTGCAGCAGGGGAAACTGAAAATCCAGAAAAAAATATTCCACGGGCAATACGGACAATTCTTTTTAGAATAATTGTTTTCTATATTGCTTCTATTATTGTTTTATCTGCCATATTTCCGTCATCGGAGCTTGGACTACTGGAAAGTCCATTTGTCACATTGATGGATTTAGCTGGCGTTCCATATGCTGCTGGTATCATGAATTTTGTAATTCTAACTGCGATATTATCGGTAGGTAACTCGTGTCTATATGCTTCAACGCGTTTATTATGGTCGATGTCAAAAGAGGGAATGGCTCCTAAATTATTTGGCCGTCTCACGAAAAATAAAGTGCCATTAAATGCACTTATTTTCACGATGCTTTTCTCACTGCTTTCTTTATTAACGAGTGTGATGGAAGCAGATGCAGTATTTGTTTTACTCATGTCTGTTGCGGGAATTTCTGTAACAATTTCATGGATGGGAATTTGTGCATCTCAATTGATGTTCCGATATCGCTATGTGAAAGCTGGAGGGGATGTGGCTGATTTAAAATTTAAAACGCCATTTTATCCATTGATTCCAGTGTTCTGTATTAGTTTTTGTATGCTAATTCTTGTCTTTTTAGCATTCGACCCAACACAAAGAATTGGTTTACTATATGGTATTGGATTCTTTATTGCTTGCATGATCTTCTATAAATTGAAATTGAGTAAAACAAATACAGTTTCTTCTGAGATTGAAATAAAAAATGAGGAATCACTTGATATACACTGA
- a CDS encoding M20/M25/M40 family metallo-hydrolase, with protein sequence MNNYLWNTPEKLRALLCEIVSLESRTLTKGEHEFAYKLKNKLQTLSYFLENPEFIELHDAGLERNAVTALYKHPSATETVVLISHFDTVHTEEYGELEPLAFYPEELTKKLMEPKYKKDLPEAARIDLESGNYLFGRGTMDMKMGLALHMQLIEKASIEEWPINLILTAVPDEEVNSAGMRAAVVELVRLREQHGLSYKLFLNSEPSFSQGPADTNEYIYSGTIGKIMPATLFYGKETHVGEPLKGMTANFIASYMTQHMEWNPIFSETDLGESTPLPVSLQLKDLKMEYSTQTPYRAAALYNVFLLKRTASQVMDIFEQVAMEAMSACNEQYKRICEREKVQGVGEVKVLRYEALLEYAINKLGAEEVDLIKSHVLEKSAWDDREKSIRIVDQLMLRCQELSPATVLLYAPPYYPAINSSNHPLVIQSIELMKKTAKTFNIEVEQIHYFNGICDLSYVNYSDDSNEWTAFERNTPVWGDTYSIPFEAMSALQGPVLNVGPFGKDAHQKTERLHVDSAFKEMPVMIDTLIKSLF encoded by the coding sequence ATGAATAATTATCTTTGGAATACACCTGAAAAACTTCGTGCATTATTATGTGAAATTGTCAGTTTGGAAAGTAGGACATTAACAAAAGGTGAACATGAATTTGCCTATAAATTAAAAAATAAATTGCAAACGCTTTCTTATTTTCTGGAAAACCCGGAATTTATTGAATTACATGATGCGGGCCTTGAACGCAATGCTGTGACTGCCTTGTATAAGCACCCATCTGCAACAGAAACGGTTGTGTTAATTAGTCATTTTGATACGGTCCATACGGAAGAATATGGCGAGCTGGAACCATTAGCCTTCTACCCTGAAGAGCTGACAAAAAAGCTAATGGAACCTAAATACAAAAAGGATTTACCTGAAGCGGCAAGGATTGATTTAGAATCAGGCAACTATTTATTTGGTCGAGGGACGATGGATATGAAAATGGGGCTCGCTTTGCATATGCAGTTGATTGAAAAGGCAAGTATCGAAGAATGGCCCATCAATCTTATTTTAACGGCTGTGCCAGACGAAGAAGTGAACTCTGCTGGGATGCGTGCAGCAGTTGTAGAGCTTGTCAGACTCCGTGAACAGCATGGGCTCTCTTATAAACTATTTTTAAATAGTGAGCCTTCTTTTTCACAAGGCCCAGCTGATACCAATGAATATATTTATTCAGGAACTATCGGTAAAATTATGCCAGCTACCTTATTTTACGGAAAAGAGACACATGTGGGTGAGCCATTAAAAGGAATGACCGCAAATTTTATTGCTTCATACATGACGCAGCATATGGAGTGGAATCCGATTTTCAGTGAAACAGATCTTGGTGAAAGTACGCCATTACCTGTATCCTTACAATTAAAAGATTTGAAAATGGAGTATTCTACACAAACACCATATCGTGCAGCAGCTCTTTACAATGTGTTTTTATTAAAGCGTACAGCATCGCAAGTAATGGATATTTTTGAACAAGTTGCAATGGAAGCAATGTCAGCTTGTAATGAGCAATATAAGCGAATTTGTGAGCGAGAAAAGGTACAAGGTGTAGGTGAAGTAAAGGTACTTCGTTATGAGGCGCTTTTAGAGTATGCGATTAATAAATTAGGGGCCGAGGAAGTGGATTTAATAAAAAGTCATGTTCTTGAAAAAAGCGCATGGGATGATCGAGAGAAATCAATTCGTATCGTGGATCAGCTAATGCTTCGTTGCCAGGAACTTTCACCAGCGACAGTGTTGTTATATGCACCACCTTACTATCCGGCAATCAATTCATCCAATCATCCTCTTGTCATCCAATCGATTGAATTAATGAAGAAAACAGCCAAAACATTTAATATTGAAGTGGAGCAAATTCACTATTTTAATGGTATTTGTGATTTGAGCTATGTCAATTATTCGGACGACTCAAACGAATGGACAGCATTCGAGCGCAATACACCGGTATGGGGAGACACGTATAGTATTCCGTTTGAAGCAATGTCTGCATTACAGGGCCCTGTTTTAAACGTTGGACCTTTTGGCAAGGATGCCCATCAAAAGACGGAAAGATTACATGTGGATAGCGCATTTAAGGAAATGCCGGTGATGATTGATACGCTTATAAAAAGCCTATTTTAA